The Ignavibacteriota bacterium genome has a window encoding:
- a CDS encoding sigma-70 family RNA polymerase sigma factor — translation MPHSGTAEQLGSTVEAHRPRLLEFIRRRVRTDEDAEDILQDVFMQLVANWSVTEPIDKMAAWLFTVARNRITDWYRKKRHAPMPRDPNDELLPLNLEDVLPDPAGTPENEFVRSLVRDALEEALEEMPQKQRDVFVWHELEGRPFKEIAALTGEPVNTLISRKRYAVLYLRERLQDVYDDIDMA, via the coding sequence ATTCCACATAGTGGTACGGCAGAACAACTCGGAAGCACCGTTGAGGCGCATCGCCCCCGGCTGCTGGAGTTCATCCGCCGGCGCGTGCGCACCGACGAGGATGCGGAGGATATCCTTCAGGATGTCTTCATGCAACTCGTGGCCAACTGGAGTGTGACCGAACCGATCGACAAGATGGCGGCATGGCTCTTCACCGTTGCCCGGAACCGCATCACCGATTGGTACCGGAAGAAACGGCATGCTCCGATGCCGCGCGACCCGAACGATGAGCTCCTCCCGCTGAATCTGGAGGATGTGCTGCCCGACCCGGCAGGGACGCCTGAGAATGAATTTGTCCGCTCGCTCGTCCGGGATGCGCTGGAAGAGGCGCTGGAGGAGATGCCGCAAAAGCAGCGCGACGTCTTTGTGTGGCACGAGCTGGAAGGACGGCCATTCAAAGAGATCGCGGCGTTGACCGGGGAGCCGGTGAATACACTTATCTCGCGCAAACGGTACGCGGTGCTCTATCTGCGCGAGCGGTTACAGGATGTCTACGACGATATTGACATGGCGTAA
- a CDS encoding DUF485 domain-containing protein, which produces MSEREEAIRKITRERWRIAFMLSACMLIVYFGFVLLIAFAKPLMGTLLSSGLSLGILLGVVVIVSAWILTSIYVLWANKVYDTKIAKWRK; this is translated from the coding sequence ATGAGTGAGCGAGAAGAGGCCATCAGGAAGATCACCCGGGAGCGATGGCGGATCGCCTTCATGCTGAGCGCCTGTATGCTGATCGTCTATTTCGGGTTCGTCCTGCTGATCGCCTTTGCCAAACCGTTGATGGGGACGCTCCTCTCCTCAGGACTCAGCCTCGGCATTCTGCTCGGCGTCGTGGTCATCGTGTCGGCGTGGATCCTGACCTCCATCTATGTCCTCTGGGCGAATAAGGTCTACGATACCAAGATCGCAAAGTGGAGGAAGTGA